The Aneurinibacillus uraniidurans genome segment CGGCGTCCCGTTCACAGCCCACGCCTGCACATGATCCATGCCATGAAAGTCTACCTTTTGCACAGTCAGCCCTTCCCGCACAGTAATACGGTGCCCTTCTGCACTTCGCTCAGTGTCAGGTGCAACGACAATCACTTCCGCTAGTCCGGCAAGCGAACGAACGAGCTTATGAATGCCAAGCGCGTGAATCCCGTCATCATTCGTTACGACTACTTTGTACATACATGCCTGTCCTCCACGTCTATGGTTTTGTTTCTACTATTTTACTCGCTATCCTGCAAAAAAGCACGCATCCTGCCAGCGAATACGGTTGATGGCTATGCTTTCCTTTTCATTTTTTCTTTTGTCCAAACTACCATGATCCCTAATGAGACCCACAGTACACAAAGAAAAATAACGCCCCCTAGCAACGGGATATTAACCGCTGCCATTACAAGCAAGGCACCAACAAGCGCCTGCAGCCAGATGTTCATCGGACCATTAATAGGGATCCATTCCGCTACCCTGATGCTGATCGAGGCAAGACCAATCACCAAAAAGAGGAGGACAAAAAGCAGGAGCAGAACAACAAACGGAATGCCAATGACCGTAATGGATAACAAAATGCTAATCGCACTAACCAGCAAACTTGCGACAAATCCAATCGTAAGGAGTTGAGTAAGCGAATGACGTATTTGTGTAACAAACGGATCGAGTCGATGTTTGAGTATGAATGCAGCAAGAACCGGCAAAAGAATCAGCAGTAAACTCAGCACGATTTGGATCAACCAAATGCCAAGCACAGCCACACCCGCAACAAACAAGCTATTCTTAACCGCATTATCAAATGCAATATTTACCACGTAGTCTTGTAATTGCGCCCCTGTTTCCTGCTTGATTTTCCCACCCACTACAACGATAATGCCCCCGACTTGGGCTGATTTTCGTAATGTAAGATCTCCGTTAAAAACAATAATCGCATCCCGTACATGTCCGGAAACGTCGGCATCTCCTCCCGTTACAATCACATTTTCAACGGTTTGCCCAACCGGAATAACGGTATCCTGATGCATAAATAGCGCTTGATTTGCAGCAAAGACAAAAGAATGCGTACTAAGCGTTACCGTAATCATGATAAAAAAAACAGCCAGTAACTTTTTCATGTCCCTACATCACTCCATTTTCTGATCCCACTATTCTTACCGAAAGCAATTTGCGTAAGAACCAGATCGATAGCAATAAAAGAAAAATTGCAAAGCCTGCCAGTCCACTTACAAAAGACGGAGTGTTTGACATAACCAGCATTCCTGTTTTCCATATCACTACCACAATCGCTACAAAAGAGGAAAATAAGTTCGATCCAATCGCACCTGCATACAGTAAGATCGGGGTAAAAAATATAACGGATACGCTGGCGAAAATCGCCGCCAGTTTCGCATAATTTCTATTTTCTGTTACACCTGTATTGGCACGGATCGCCTCCATGATTTTGTCGGTTACAGAGTCAGGTACAGCGATAAATTGATATGTATCAAACGTCTGCTGTTTGATAAAAGATAATTCATCCACTAAATCCCGGCACTCCTCGCAAGCTTCGATATGCTCTTCAACCGCGCTATATTCCTCTGCCGATAATTCATGATCCAAATAAGCAGATAGCATGTCCTCCATATGTTCCATGCCCATCCCTCCTTTTTTTCAATCAGTAAGCTCCTTACGCAACGCAAGTCTGGCTGCATGAATGCGTGATTTTACCGTTCCAACAGGCACGTTAATGATTTCGGCCATCTCATCATACGAAAACCCCTGAACATCACGTAAAATAATGACCATTCGATGTTCAGGAGAAAGTTTTTTCATGGCTTCTTCAATATTCAATTGTACATGCTTTTGTTCAACGGAACTTGGAGCCTGTGTAAAAAAACTTTGTTTTTCGATATCCTCTTCAGTGACCGTATTCTCCCGCTTCTTTTTTCGAATACGGTCATAGCATAATCGAGACACAATTTGAGTTAACCAGGGAACAAAGGCATACACTTGCTCTAGCTTGGCTAACGAAGAGTATACTTTCAGAAA includes the following:
- a CDS encoding zf-HC2 domain-containing protein, which gives rise to MEHMEDMLSAYLDHELSAEEYSAVEEHIEACEECRDLVDELSFIKQQTFDTYQFIAVPDSVTDKIMEAIRANTGVTENRNYAKLAAIFASVSVIFFTPILLYAGAIGSNLFSSFVAIVVVIWKTGMLVMSNTPSFVSGLAGFAIFLLLLSIWFLRKLLSVRIVGSENGVM
- a CDS encoding RNA polymerase sigma factor gives rise to the protein MDDELYVLIGRARQGEQEAFVQLINRYKGAVFRQAYAMLHDRMEAEDVSQEAFLKVYSSLAKLEQVYAFVPWLTQIVSRLCYDRIRKKKRENTVTEEDIEKQSFFTQAPSSVEQKHVQLNIEEAMKKLSPEHRMVIILRDVQGFSYDEMAEIINVPVGTVKSRIHAARLALRKELTD